In Papaver somniferum cultivar HN1 chromosome 1, ASM357369v1, whole genome shotgun sequence, a genomic segment contains:
- the LOC113277479 gene encoding olee1-like protein produces MAKFSHSVLFLAAALCFVSAVSCEDFKVHGMVYCDTCLAGFETRVTEYMSGANVTLECRDREGGHLTYTGNGVTDKTGGYTILVDGDHEEEVCQVVLTESPRSDCTRKIPGRSVGRVAITANNGIQEPVRFVNSLGFLKDEPLEVCGEVIAELGLTPEDIMV; encoded by the exons aTGGCAAAGTTCTCTCATTCAGTTCTCTTCCTCGCTGCTGCTCTCTGCTTCGTTTCAGCTGTAAGCTGCGAAGACTTCAAAGTCCACGGGATGGTTTACTGTGACACATGCCTCGCTGGATTTGAGACCAGAGTTACCGAATACATGTCAg GCGCAAATGTGACCTTGGAATGTAGAGACAGAGAAGGAGGTCACCTGACATACACAGGAAATGGTGTGACTGACAAGACCGGTGGGTACACCATCTTGGTTGATggagatcatgaagaagaggtttgTCAAGTGGTGCTCACTGAAAGCCCTAGATCTGATTGTACCAGGAAAATCCCAGGAAGATCAGTTGGTCGCGTTGCTATCACCGCTAACAACGGAATCCAAGAGCCAGTTAGATTTGTCAACTCTCTTGGTTTCCTCAAGGATGAGCCACTCGAAGTTTGTGGTGAAGTTATTGCTGAATTGGGACTTACCCCTGAAGACATCATGGTCTAA
- the LOC113277470 gene encoding glutamate decarboxylase-like, which produces MVLSTVQPPELRSSSTVDSIFASRYVQDPLPRYRMAESSIPKEAAYQIIHDELLLDGNPRLNLASFVTTWMEPECDQLILEGMNKNYVDMDEYPITTELQNRCVNIIAHLFNAPVNENEAAVGVGTVGSSEAIMLAGLAFKKKWQNKRKAEGKSCDRPNIVTGSNVQVCWEKFARYFEVELKEVKVVEGYYVMDPVKAVEMVDENTICVAAILGSTYNGEFEDVKLLNDLLEQKNKTTGWNTPIHVDAASGGFVAPFLYPELVWDFRLPLVKSINVSGHKYGLVYAGVGWVIWRSKEDLPEELIFHINYLGADQPTFTLNFSKGSSQIIAQYYQFLRMGFEGYKNVMKNCMESARQLRQGLEKTGCFDIVSKEKGLPLVAFAFKDKAKQGLAYKLSKALRHYGWIIPAYNMPPNAEHVIILRVVVREDFGRQLVEKLLSHLKIVLNELDDDAPPVPKITFTIDLKPNVIKGENGDGGGVLHVPGASVYWKQEKPETVHKEILLVDEKTKGIC; this is translated from the exons ATGGTTCTCTCTACTGTTCAACCTCCCGAACTACGATCTTCTAGCACTGTTGATTCGATTTTCGCCTCACGATATGTTCAAGATCCACTACCAAG ATACAGGATGGCGGAGAGCTCAATTCCGAAAGAGGCAGCTTATCAAATAATACACGATGAACTTCTGTTAGATGGTAACCCAAGGCTAAATTTAGCTTCATTTGTTACAACATGGATGGAACCCGAATGCGATCAACTCATTCTGGAAGGCATGAACAAAAACTATGTGGACATGGATGAGTACCCGATTACCACTGAATTGCAG AACCGGTGTGTAAATATCATAGCGCACCTATTCAATGCTCCTGTCAACGAAAATGAAGCAGCAGTTGGTGTGGGAACCGTGGGTTCATCAGAGGCTATAATGTTGGCTGGCTTGGCATTCAAGAAAAAATGGCAGAACAAGAGAAAGGCGGAGGGAAAATCATGTGACAGaccaaatattgttactggttccaACGTTCAG GTCTGTTGGGAAAAATTTGCAAGATATTTTGAGGTGGAACTGAAAGAAGTTAAAGTGGTAGAAGGGTATTATGTGATGGATCCAGTAAAAGCAGTGGAAATGGTGGATGAAAACACAATATGTGTTGCTGCAATTCTAGGGTCGACCTATAACGGCGAATTCGAAGATGTCAAGCTTTTGAATGATCTTCTTGAACAAAAAAACAAGACAACCGG ATGGAATACACCAATTCATGTTGATGCAGCGAGTGGTGGATTCGTAGCACCATTTCTATACCCAGAGTTGGTATGGGATTTTAGATTACCATTAGTGAAGAGTATAAATGTGAGTGGTCACAAGTATGGTCTTGTCTATGCGGGTGTCGGTTGGGTCATTTGGAGGAGCAAAGAAGATTTACCTGAAGAACTCATCTTCCATATAAATTACTTGGGCGCTGACCAACCCACCTTCACTTTAAACTTCTCCAAAG GATCTAGTCAGATCATTGCACAATATTATCAGTTCCTGCGGATGGGATTCGAG GGGTACAAAAACGTAATGAAAAATTGCATGGAGAGTGCGAGACAGCTACGACAAGGACTAGAAAAAACTGGTTGTTTTGATATTGTCTCCAAAGAAAAAGGGTTACCTCTGGTTGCCTTTGCATTCAAGGACAAGGCTAAACAAGGGTTAGCATACAAATTATCAAAGGCTTTAAGACACTACGGATGGATCATACCGGCGTACAATATGCCACCAAATGCTGAGCATGTCATCATCCTTCGCGTTGTAGTTCGAGAAGATTTCGGGCGACAACTTGTTGAAAAATTGCTCTCTCACTTGAAAATTGTATTGAATGAGCTTGATGATGATGCCCCGCCTGTTCCAAAGATAACGTTTACTATCGACCTGAAACCGAACGTTATAAAGGGAGAAAATGGTGATGGTGGCGGTGTTTTGCATGTTCCTGGTGCTTCTGTTTATTGGAAGCAAGAAAAACCTGAAACTGTGCACAAGGAAATATTGTTGGTCGATGAGAAGACAAAAGGCATTTGTTGA